A region from the Vanessa tameamea isolate UH-Manoa-2023 chromosome 3, ilVanTame1 primary haplotype, whole genome shotgun sequence genome encodes:
- the LOC135193901 gene encoding histone-lysine N-methyltransferase SETMAR-like — MADPAKSCPTRKLSQKKLLINLWWNSVGVVHFSFLKSGQTVTADIYCHQLQTMKEELAAKQPRLVNRSRPLLLYDNARPHTAQQTTIKLDELQLEYLRHPPYFSDLVPTDYHFFRNLDKFLQKKKFNSDAAVQTGFKEFINSRPHVFFNKGINELSFVIYALLAPHRRCQKCIDNKGAYLD; from the coding sequence ATGGCTGACCCAGCCAAATCCTGCCCTACACGAAAATTGTCCcagaaaaagttacttattaATCTTTGGTGGAATAGCGTCGGTGTCGTTCACTTCAGCTTTCTTAAATCTGGCCAAACGGTTACGGCAGATATTTATTGTCACCAGCTGCAAACCATGAAGGAAGAACTAGCTGCTAAGCAACCGAGATTGGTCAACCGCTCTAGGCCACTTCTACTTTACGACAACGCAAGACCACACACTGCACAACAAACGACCATtaagttagatgagctacaattggaatATCTGCGACATCCACCGTACTTTTCGGACCTTGTTCCaacagattaccattttttccggaatttggacaaattcttacaaaaaaaaaaattcaactccgatGCGGCAGTCCAAACCGGCTTCAAAGAGTTTATTAATTCTCGCCcccacgttttttttaataaagggaTCAATGAACTATCCTttgttatctatgcacttttgGCACCTCATAGGAGGTGCcaaaagtgcatagataacaaAGGTGCATATCTTGAttaa